TGCTATGTTgatttggttattcatttaattggtgatttgattagattattcaaggatgaaggaaacatgtagactgcaccttttttctttcttatttctcgAGGTTCTAGGAATCTTTGTTAtctccatggaggcaatttgttttacagcTCGCAGTCATActtatctcttacttcttgcttttattactttaaataatcgTCTTGATGGaggcaatgaataagctttgcttcagctacacctttttctgtctggattttatttgtatattggaaacttttttttttaatgttttctttgaacagtgtatttgtttccttgttgtcatttttttattttatttttaattttgtaaaagctattttgatgtttgtcttatttttattctttttatgtgatgtcatgaccgaaataaactgaactgaactgaaagtaCACAAGCGCTGATTTGGATCATTGCAGAGACGTTTTTAGTAGCACCACACCCCCATGTGGTCAACAGTATTAAAACAGCTTTAAGAAGTATTTATACATTGATGAATATGGAAGAATATTATACGGAAGAGTACAATGTCCAACCATCTAAAGGTTCAAAAGCAAATACGAAGAAATTatttttgccaaatacaggGAAGAAGAGACATGAGGTAGCGATTGTGTGGGGATTCAGCATCATGTACGTGTATAAAATGGTATATGgaataattattatattgtttataatCTGATATGAtaagatgtgtatatatatatatatatatatgttgtacatatatatatatatatatatatgttgtacatatatatatatatgtacatatatatatatatatatatatacacacacacacctcttatcataaacaatataataattattctatataccattttatatacatacattaagctctatatatatatatatatatatatatatatatatatatatatatatatatatatatatatatatatatatagtatatgtatattatttataatcgcTCTGATAATAATAGGTATaatttttttgataaagtaaagcttgctgttttattttttcttattcttactttcaagcaaaattgaaatagaaataaggggtaggacctactcctttttgggcatgaatgtttatttccctttgattttgtttaatgactgtttatttgtattcttttttgttttgtgaaattgttttttttgttttttttatgctcgaaataaagatttaaattcaattcaattcaattcaattcaatttagttCTGACATCTCTGCCAACGCTACGTTAACCCTGACCGAGGCTAACACTGTTATCGTAACCCTGACACCAGCCCGTCACTCCTGTGGACGAACACTGACAACAGCGATTTTAAGTCTAGATGCGTCGAACACACGACTATTTTactcagaggggggggggggggggggggaggggggcatccactgctagtctgaaatgaaaacacacaacgggcacacaagcctttggaatctgcaacagagaaaacaaacaaacggaaacgggaacaggcagaaacacaaacagcaaccagtccaggtccctgagactgaatcaggACTagactactgcgattatctgtctcCCAGAACTGTGGAGCTCTCAGCCAATCTGGGAAATATTAAGATCAACACGTGTGAAATAATACAtcagttattattgttatctggATAGTTGAAGATAATCAACATACTCCTGATCAAGAtgtttccatttattttatttcatccacAACCTatataaattgctccaaaattaattagctccaaatatatatttacGTGTGTATGTATAAGTCCCTGCGTTCCAAAAAAACTCCTGAATAAAACAGGAAGGACGCTTGGGTGGCCTGTAGACTGTGATAAATGAAACGGGTGGATTGATACAAACAAAATAATGATGCTTAAATGAAGaataattgtttaaagaaattgTCTTAGTTACAATTGAGCTATTAACACATGTGAAGTCAGTTatcagttgttattgttgttggaGCTAATTAATTTTGGAGTGATTTATAAAGGTTgtggatgaaataaaataaatggaaacaTCTTGATCAGGAGTATGTTGATTATCTTCAACTATCcagatatatttatatatatgaaaaactCCCTGCTGTCCAAAATCAAAGTGAATTTCACCTcacaaaaaaggtaaaataatattattatggcAGTTTTAATAGAGCATACATCtattatgttttaaaaaaaaccctcaacCACCAAGTTTTACCGACACATTTAAGATTCTTCTCGTAGCAGTACCACATCTGACCAGGTGGGGGAGATCTAGATCTACTAGTGAGTGGGGATCAATCAGCCGATCAACTGATCATTTCAGGACACTTCCAGCCAATCAGCTACCGGGAGGTGGACCCGACTGCAACCCAACCTTTGTCCCAGGGTAGCTCTGATAGTTACGggtgtttccatggcaaccagcCGGATCAGCCAAGCGGGCGTGTCCCGTCCGTCCTCCCAGACCTGTTCTTTCTCTCACTTCCAACGTGGCACATACGAGGAACAAGGAAACGAGGAAACAAGGAAATAGGCTTTTCAAGCTCTTGTCTGGTCCAACCTGTCTTGTAAAACGACTTCATCTGACGTCGGAGGCTGACACGTGAACATTCTCGTGATTGCTGTCCCCATGAGTCAGACGTGGTATTTCTACAGAGTGGCTTTGCTTGtttatcagacatcagtcatcaATATTTATCTGAGACCAAGATCCCGTCACCAGTCACATGATCAATCATCATTATCAACAATACTGAGTTACTATTAGATCATAATCCAGAAGCATCGTTCCTGGATTCacattcacagatcagccaAACAAACGTCCCAATGTTTTGATGTCAAACTGAAACGCTGAGACACGCTGGAGCTGAACGATTCCCAGTCAGAGTCCACAAGTCCACATGTCCAACAAGAATGTCAAATGCAAACGAGGCGGACGATGATACAACCTTCCATGTTGACTCGTCTCAGGGTTCAGGGTCTGGTTCCACCTCCTGAACTTCCCAACTCGGTGTCGTCATGGCAACCTTGCATGGCAGGATCCTCAGTGGGACTGAGCTCCGGGTGTACATGTAAGGAAACATCACGCCCGTGAACGAGTGCGTGAAGGTGTGCACGGCTTCTTCTGTTTCAAGATCCAACAACGACAGCTCCCCCTCGTCGAAGTCCAGATAAACTATGATCCTCCGGGGTACCTGCCCCTGCAGGTCTTGCTCCGAGCCCGATCCAGCCAACGCCTTGTATCTACCGTCCTTGAGTGAAATCCTCCACCGCCGCGGCTCCGCTGTGTCGCCACCATCGGCTTCCAGCATTCCCACCTCCCAGTCAGTGTTGCCTTTAACATCCACTACCCACCCATGAGTCCCTGACTCCACCCCTTCGGAGCCCAGGACGCTGCGGGGGAACCTGGTCCTCTCCGGGTTGCTCGGCACATCTGGCGACCCCACGAATGTGACACTCAGCAGGTCGTCAGACACGACGAGCTCTGCGTCGGCGGTGTTTGGATCCAGGATCATGGAACTGTAGCCCACCATGTCTTTCATCTCATTCATGATGTTGAAGGTCAGGTTGCCCAGATGTTTGGCCACATCTATCAAAGCCCCTGAAACCGGCTCCGGGTCCTGCAGAACTGGGCCCTGCCTGACCCTCCCGGTCGCCACCTTGTAGTTGAGTAGCAGCGAGACGTCTCCGGCTCTCAGCTCCGTCTCCATCGCTCTGATCGTGTCTGAAAGAGTGTCCATGTCCTGGGTAAGAGCCTCCACCTTCTCCTTCACCAGCCAACTCTtctgctcctcctcttccctcAGCGCCTCCACCCTCgccttctcttcctcttccagGAACTGGTGAAGCATCTGAAACTCCTGCCGGATCTCCTCCTCGGTGTCCCGGGCCTGGACTTGGAGGTAGTCTGCAGTGAGGAGGCAGTCCTCCGTCACCTGCTGGAAGAGCATCAGCTTCTCCCGGAGGGGTGTCAGGCCTCTCTGCAGCCCCCGGCGAAGGTCCTGGGCCGCCTCGTCGATGGGTCTGAACCGGTGGTTGCTGTGAGTCCTGGAGTCCCGGCAGACCACGCAGACCGGCTCCTGGTGGTCCAGACAGAAGATCTTGAGCTTCTCACCATGCAGGCTGCACATGTGCTCGGACCCTGCTGCTGCCCGCCGCTCCCCGTCCCTCAGAAAGGCCTCGCACAGGTTCTTCAGCGCCAGGTTGCGAGGAGGGTCAGTCCTCGATGACCTCCTCTGGCAGCACGGACACGGTCGTGTTTCCTTCTCCGCCCACCACGACTGGAGGCAGGCCCGGCAGAAGCTGTGGCTGCACGAGAGGACGACCGGGTCTTTGAAAATGTCCTGGCAAACAGGACACGAAAGGTCTTCCTCCGGGCTGGAGGCCATGTTCTCTTCGGGCGACGCTGACGGTTCAGACTGTCAGTTACTTTCACTTCTGAGGATTTCTGATGTCTGAGGGCGTCGTCGTCAGTCAAGAATCCGGACCGACTGGTTTCCTGGCGGAGTTACAGTGGGCGGAGCTTCATGCAAactccagtgtgtgtgtgtgtgtgtgtgtgtgtgtgtgtgtgtgtgtgtgtgtgtgtgtgtgtgtgtgtgtgtgtgtgtgtgtgcttgtgtgtgtgccttaTCTCACTTTACCAGACTACTCCAGCGTGAACCAGTTTTTTCACATCACTGATgatggtggtgagttggatacgctggcggaggaggaagttggacagactGTGGGTCAGTATTGTGTGGGTCTgatgggaacgtctggctgagccctctgtcagcgacgtcttcaactcccacctccgagagaacttccctcagatcccgggggaggtgAGAGgtgacattgagtccgagtggaccatgttctctgcctccattgtcgacgcggcggctcgaagttttggacgcaaggtctccggtgcctgtcgtggcggcaatcctagaacccggtgttggacaccggaagtaaaggatgccgtcggactgaagaaggagtcctaccgggctatgttggcctgtgggactccgcagtagatgggtaccggcaggccaagcgagccgcggctcgggcagtcctggaggcaaaaacccgggtctgggaggagttcagggaggccatggaggaagactttcggttgGCCTCGAGGAAAATCTGGCGAAAAGTTCGCGCCTCCGAAGGGgcgaagggggaagcagtactctgccggcaccatttatggtgcaggtggggagctgttgacctcgactggggacatcgtcggacggtggaaggaatacttcgaggatcgaAGATTTCCCCTCCTGCATAAAGATTTCCCCTCCTGTCCcagcgaaggcggacgcttctctgctcctctcccttatctatctgccctgctactgctttttgtcctgtctcgtcttcagagtctctttttttcactcctccgaaactctacaatcatggaattgattaactggtctctcagcacaatcgaCCAAActtttgcgacgagaagtcagggggtaagggagccctcctgccccgacggggatacacaatggattcctggaaacattggaaaccgttgtgccTGGTGAtactgtctgtcgaggacgttgaagatgccttcataattggatttatgataacaggatttctcctaattggaGCGGGGGGATTCCTAgtctatcgacaaacgcgtaagtcttCGACAGCTGCTTCGGCCCTCTCCGAGCTGCCTGACGTGACTGAAAGGATAAGCGCTGCGACCAA
This genomic window from Cololabis saira isolate AMF1-May2022 chromosome 8, fColSai1.1, whole genome shotgun sequence contains:
- the LOC133449215 gene encoding E3 ubiquitin-protein ligase TRIM35-like, which translates into the protein MASSPEEDLSCPVCQDIFKDPVVLSCSHSFCRACLQSWWAEKETRPCPCCQRRSSRTDPPRNLALKNLCEAFLRDGERRAAAGSEHMCSLHGEKLKIFCLDHQEPVCVVCRDSRTHSNHRFRPIDEAAQDLRRGLQRGLTPLREKLMLFQQVTEDCLLTADYLQVQARDTEEEIRQEFQMLHQFLEEEEKARVEALREEEEQKSWLVKEKVEALTQDMDTLSDTIRAMETELRAGDVSLLLNYKVATGRVRQGPVLQDPEPVSGALIDVAKHLGNLTFNIMNEMKDMVGYSSMILDPNTADAELVVSDDLLSVTFVGSPDVPSNPERTRFPRSVLGSEGVESGTHGWVVDVKGNTDWEVGMLEADGGDTAEPRRWRISLKDGRYKALAGSGSEQDLQGQVPRRIIVYLDFDEGELSLLDLETEEAVHTFTHSFTGVMFPYMYTRSSVPLRILPCKVAMTTPSWEVQEVEPDPEP